The Armatimonadota bacterium genome includes the window GCGTCGCGGCCGGAGATCGAGAGGGCGGTGCTGGACGCCTTAGACGCACGGTACGAGGCGCTGAAGAGCGAGGGATTTTCGCCGATACTCGACGCGTGGCGCGGCCTCGACTGCACCGTCGGGCGCGAGGTGGAAGTGCGGGCGGCGGACGGCGTTGTCAGGGGAGTCGCGGCGGCGGTGAGCGAGTCGGGGAGCCTGATCGTTCGCTCGGGCGGCGGCGCGCTCACGGAGATCAGTGCGGGGGACGTGCTGCTCGCGGGTTAGTCACCGCCTGGTGACAATCGCCGCACGCCCTGGAGGCGGTCAAAATGCCTGTCGAAAGAGTAGATGTCCGTCACTCCGCAGGCGACCATGCGCACGGCGGCGAGAGCATCAACGAAGTCCACCTTCTTCTCCTCAAACAGCACAAGAGCCTGCATCAACTCCGTCTTGCGGTCGCTGATGATTGAATCGCTGACCAGGAAGCTCCGAAGCGTCGGCGCGATCTCATCGGCTGTGAACCCGTAGTAGGACTGCAGCACCCATACGACCTCGGCGATGACCATTTCATCAACGACAAGCTCGATGTGGCCGTCTTCCGCCAGCCCGAAGAGTCGGGCAGCTCTCTCCGCCATGTCGGGCGGATCGTTCGTGATGAAGCGCAGGATCACGTTTGCGTCAACGTATGCCCGCTTCATCGGCTGTGCCGCTCCCCGATACCGCGGCCGGTTTCCTCTCGGATCGCGTCATGCCCCGGGTACGGACGACTCGCAGGCAGCCGGCCCTTCAGCTCGGAGAGCCTGCTTCTGGGGACGGCGCGCAGGATCGCCGTGTTGCCGTCAACTACTATGACGACGTGGTCTTCATCCGATATGCCCAGGGAATCCCGGATGTCTTTGGGTATAGTGATCTGGCCCTTTCGAGTAACCTTGGCAACGCTCATGAGTTCCTCCCGTTTCCCACCGTAACGACATTATACCATATCGCATTACTTTTCGACCAATGTAATGCGAGCGTTTGACGATCTTTCGGCCCACATGATATACTTCACCGTTCGAGTCTGCTGGACGCGACGGCGTCTCGAAGGAGTGAGAGTCATGTCCGGTCATTCCAAGTGGCACAACATAAGACTTCGAAAGGGCAAGCAGGATGCCGAACGCGGCAAGATGTTCACCAAGCTGGCCCGCGACATCATCGTCGCCGCGCGCGAAGGCGGAGGAAACCCGGACGCCAACAACCAGCTCAAACTCGCCGTCCAGAAAGCCCGCGAGAACAGCATGCCCGCCGACAACATCAAGCGCGCGATCCAGCGCGGCGCCGGAGGGGTCGACGGAGCAAACTACGAGGAGATCATCTACGAGGGGTACGGGCCGGGCGGCGTGGCGGTCTTGGTGAACTGCCTGACCGACAACCGCAACCGGACGGTCTCGGAACTGAGAACGACCTTCTCGAAGAACAACGGGAGCCTCGGCGAGTCGGGCTGCGTCGCATGGATGTTCGATCCCAAGGGGGTCGTCACGATTCAGAAGGATACCGTTGACGAGGACACCCTGATGCTGGCTGCTCTCGACGCCGGGGCCGAGGACATCCTCACCGAAGGCGACGTGTACGAGGTCTACTCCTCGGTCGAGGGGCTGGCAAGCCTCCGCCAGGCTCTCACCGATGCCGGGATCGAGTTCGTCAGCGCGGAAGCCACTATGCTGCCCAAGAGCACCGTGAAGCTCGATGCGAAGACGGCGATGCAGGTTCTGCGGATGATGGACCAGCTCGAAGACCTCGACGACGTACAGCAGGTGCATGCGAACTTCGACATTGACGAGGAAATCCTCGAGGCCGCCGCCGCAGAGTAGCCTCTCCCCGGGGCGTCACACCTTGAAACGCACTACCATGATGTCCCCGTCGCGCATGACGTAGTCCTTCGTCTCCAGCTTCATCAGTCCTGCGGCCTTTGCCGCCTCCCAGGAACCCGCCTTCGCGAAGTCGTCGTACGGCACTATCTCCGCGCGGATGAAGCCGCGCTCCAGGTCCGAATGTATCTTCCCGGCGGCCTCGACCGCCTTCGCGCCTTTGTCCACCGTCCAGGCCCGGACTTCATCCTCGCCTGAGGTGAAGAACGAGAGCAGGCCGAGCGCGCGGTATGCGCTCTGCACGACCCTGTTCCGCGCGGGTTCCGCGATGCCGAGCGCCTCCAGGTACTCCTTCTCCTCGTCCTCCGGAAGCTGGGCGACTTCCATCTCGATGTT containing:
- a CDS encoding PIN domain-containing protein, with product MKRAYVDANVILRFITNDPPDMAERAARLFGLAEDGHIELVVDEMVIAEVVWVLQSYYGFTADEIAPTLRSFLVSDSIISDRKTELMQALVLFEEKKVDFVDALAAVRMVACGVTDIYSFDRHFDRLQGVRRLSPGGD
- a CDS encoding AbrB/MazE/SpoVT family DNA-binding domain-containing protein, with protein sequence MSVAKVTRKGQITIPKDIRDSLGISDEDHVVIVVDGNTAILRAVPRSRLSELKGRLPASRPYPGHDAIREETGRGIGERHSR
- a CDS encoding YebC/PmpR family DNA-binding transcriptional regulator; amino-acid sequence: MSGHSKWHNIRLRKGKQDAERGKMFTKLARDIIVAAREGGGNPDANNQLKLAVQKARENSMPADNIKRAIQRGAGGVDGANYEEIIYEGYGPGGVAVLVNCLTDNRNRTVSELRTTFSKNNGSLGESGCVAWMFDPKGVVTIQKDTVDEDTLMLAALDAGAEDILTEGDVYEVYSSVEGLASLRQALTDAGIEFVSAEATMLPKSTVKLDAKTAMQVLRMMDQLEDLDDVQQVHANFDIDEEILEAAAAE
- a CDS encoding DUF933 domain-containing protein, translated to IRDQLENEKPLKELDLSNDEVKMIRSFDFLTLKPMIIVANVGEDVIGQADSPLLEGLRSYCESEGMELIELAANIEMEVAQLPEDEEKEYLEALGIAEPARNRVVQSAYRALGLLSFFTSGEDEVRAWTVDKGAKAVEAAGKIHSDLERGFIRAEIVPYDDFAKAGSWEAAKAAGLMKLETKDYVMRDGDIMVVRFKV